In Limnothrix sp. FACHB-406, the following proteins share a genomic window:
- a CDS encoding lysozyme inhibitor LprI family protein, translated as MNSHNHSPTWIQQRIQRSAPGWLGLWLLGAISGMGMVVGVGVLPAAAQAQDCRDPQDQTTMNRCAYESWERVDRTLNQTYQRAIVRLSAPQQQQLVSAQQAWITFRDRHCAFASGEFEGGSMQPLIEWSCKEIVTQERLNDLQAYRRGTTPPAGRLSQPAADAALNRAHQALLQAQSGSQRSRLIAAEEAWIRFRDRACAFEQSLQSTGDRCVIRLSDQRTVALEEALSNR; from the coding sequence CCCCGGATGGTTGGGGCTATGGCTCTTGGGGGCGATCTCTGGGATGGGAATGGTTGTTGGGGTGGGGGTTTTGCCCGCTGCGGCCCAGGCTCAGGATTGCCGGGATCCGCAAGATCAAACCACCATGAACCGCTGCGCCTATGAAAGCTGGGAACGGGTCGATCGCACCTTAAATCAAACCTACCAACGGGCGATCGTCCGGCTCAGTGCCCCCCAACAGCAACAACTGGTGAGTGCCCAGCAAGCTTGGATCACTTTCCGCGATCGGCACTGTGCTTTTGCGTCTGGCGAGTTTGAAGGCGGCTCCATGCAACCGTTGATCGAGTGGAGTTGCAAGGAGATCGTGACCCAGGAGCGGCTGAACGATTTGCAGGCCTATCGCCGAGGCACAACTCCTCCCGCCGGTCGCCTCAGCCAACCCGCTGCGGATGCTGCTTTAAATCGCGCCCACCAAGCCCTGTTGCAAGCCCAGTCAGGCAGCCAGCGATCGCGCCTGATTGCGGCTGAGGAGGCCTGGATTCGGTTTCGAGATCGCGCCTGTGCCTTTGAACAAAGTCTGCAATCAACGGGTGATCGCTGTGTGATTCGCTTATCCGATCAGCGCACCGTTGCCCTGGAAGAAGCCTTGAGCAACCGTTGA